A window of Prolixibacter sp. SD074 contains these coding sequences:
- a CDS encoding DNA gyrase/topoisomerase IV subunit A produces MSIEEDKLPTGEPEDDSANESKKDLHQVKYLSGMYENWFLDYASYVILERAVPYVDDGLKPVQRRILHAMRQMDDGRYNKVANIIGQTMMYHPHGDASIGDALVQLGQKDLLIDTQGNWGNTLTGDGAAAPRYIEARLSKFALEVLFNPKTTNWQLSYDGRNREPVTLPVKFPLLLAQGVEGIAVGLASKILPHNFLELIDAAIAYLRGKEFELYPDFPSGGYMDASRYNDGLRGGAVRIRAKIEKQDSRTLAITEIPYGKTTSSVIESIIKANDKGKIKIKKIDDNTSDRVEILVHLAAGVSSDKTIDALYAFTDCEISISPNACIIHNDKPQFLTVTDILQRSANSTVSLLKQELEIKKGELEEQWHFASLEKIFIEERIYKDKEFEEASSMDVAVKHIDKRLEPWKPKLRRDITRDDILKLMEIRMARILKFNSDKANNNLLSIEEEIARVLHNIENIIDYTIDWFKRLKTKYGKGRERRTEIRSFENIEATKVVVANEKLYIDREEGFMGTGLKKAEYVCDCSDIDDIIIFRRDGSYYITKVPEKAFIGKDILHLAVFKKNDKRTVYNLVYRDGRAGNTYMKRFFVTGVTRDKEYNMTKGTAGTRILYFSANPNGEAEVLKVMLKPRPRLKKLTLEIDMGELAVKGRSAMGNLVTKHDIHKVSLKEKGTSTLGGRKIWFDPDVLRLNADGRGKYLGEFSGEDKILVITKDGCFQLYSYDLTNHFENNILSIEKFHNGKVASVVYWDADQNFYYVKRFEIDNGANKNCRFIGDNPKNKLVSITWVTYPRLELKFGGESQERDDEIIEVAEFIGVKSFKAKGKRLTNFTIKNIKELEPVIKDEDEHEQEEEDDVPLEINRPDDDGDDENQIEISFD; encoded by the coding sequence ATGAGTATAGAGGAAGATAAGTTGCCCACTGGTGAGCCGGAAGATGACAGCGCAAACGAATCCAAAAAAGATTTGCATCAGGTAAAGTATTTGTCGGGAATGTACGAAAACTGGTTTCTCGACTATGCTTCCTATGTGATTTTAGAGCGGGCCGTGCCTTATGTCGACGACGGACTGAAACCTGTACAGCGACGTATTTTGCATGCCATGCGGCAAATGGATGACGGCCGTTACAACAAGGTGGCCAACATTATCGGGCAAACTATGATGTACCACCCACACGGGGACGCCTCCATTGGTGATGCCCTGGTGCAGCTCGGGCAAAAAGATTTACTGATTGACACCCAGGGAAACTGGGGAAATACACTGACCGGTGATGGGGCCGCTGCTCCGCGTTACATCGAGGCACGTTTGTCGAAATTTGCGCTGGAAGTACTTTTTAATCCCAAAACCACCAACTGGCAATTATCGTACGACGGCAGAAACCGTGAGCCTGTCACCCTTCCGGTGAAATTCCCGCTGTTGCTGGCACAGGGCGTGGAAGGAATTGCCGTGGGGCTCGCATCCAAAATACTTCCTCACAACTTCCTCGAATTAATTGACGCGGCCATTGCTTACCTGCGCGGAAAAGAGTTCGAACTCTATCCCGATTTCCCTTCGGGTGGCTACATGGATGCATCGCGTTACAACGACGGGTTACGCGGAGGAGCCGTACGGATAAGGGCAAAAATTGAAAAACAGGACAGCCGGACACTGGCCATCACTGAAATTCCTTACGGGAAAACGACCTCATCGGTTATTGAGTCCATTATCAAGGCCAACGATAAGGGCAAGATCAAAATCAAAAAGATTGACGACAACACTTCCGATCGGGTTGAAATCCTGGTTCATCTGGCCGCCGGTGTCAGCTCCGACAAAACGATTGATGCGCTGTATGCCTTTACCGATTGTGAGATTTCGATCTCACCCAATGCCTGCATCATTCATAATGATAAGCCGCAATTCCTGACGGTAACAGACATCTTGCAGCGGTCAGCCAACTCAACGGTTTCGTTACTGAAACAGGAGCTGGAAATCAAAAAGGGTGAGCTGGAAGAGCAATGGCACTTTGCCTCGTTGGAAAAGATCTTCATTGAAGAGCGGATTTATAAGGATAAAGAGTTTGAAGAAGCTTCGTCGATGGATGTGGCCGTTAAGCATATCGACAAAAGGCTGGAGCCATGGAAGCCTAAGCTAAGAAGAGACATTACCCGCGACGACATCCTCAAGCTGATGGAAATCCGGATGGCCCGTATTCTGAAATTCAATTCCGATAAGGCCAACAATAATTTGCTTTCCATCGAAGAGGAAATCGCCAGGGTGCTTCACAACATCGAGAACATCATCGATTATACCATCGATTGGTTTAAGCGGCTAAAAACGAAGTACGGAAAAGGACGGGAACGCCGGACCGAAATCCGCAGTTTCGAAAATATTGAAGCTACAAAAGTGGTTGTCGCCAACGAAAAACTGTACATCGACCGCGAGGAAGGTTTTATGGGAACCGGACTGAAGAAAGCGGAATATGTATGCGATTGTTCCGACATCGATGACATCATTATTTTCAGGCGCGATGGTTCCTATTACATCACGAAAGTGCCGGAAAAAGCGTTCATCGGGAAAGACATTCTTCACCTGGCCGTCTTCAAGAAAAACGACAAACGAACGGTTTATAACCTGGTTTATCGTGACGGACGGGCCGGCAACACCTATATGAAACGGTTCTTTGTTACCGGCGTAACGCGCGACAAAGAATACAACATGACCAAAGGCACGGCAGGGACGAGGATTCTGTACTTCAGCGCCAACCCGAACGGTGAAGCGGAAGTATTGAAAGTGATGCTGAAACCCCGGCCTCGTCTGAAAAAGCTAACGCTTGAAATTGACATGGGGGAACTGGCCGTCAAAGGGCGGAGCGCCATGGGAAACCTGGTCACCAAGCACGATATTCATAAGGTTAGCCTGAAGGAAAAAGGGACCTCAACATTGGGCGGACGAAAAATCTGGTTCGATCCGGATGTGCTTCGGCTGAATGCTGACGGAAGAGGGAAATACCTCGGAGAATTCAGTGGCGAGGACAAAATTCTGGTTATTACCAAAGATGGTTGTTTCCAGCTTTATTCATATGATTTAACCAACCACTTCGAGAACAATATTCTCTCCATCGAAAAATTCCACAATGGGAAAGTAGCTTCGGTTGTCTATTGGGATGCCGATCAAAATTTCTACTATGTGAAACGGTTCGAAATAGACAATGGTGCGAACAAAAACTGCCGTTTCATTGGCGATAATCCGAAAAATAAGTTGGTCAGCATCACCTGGGTTACTTACCCGAGACTGGAACTGAAATTTGGCGGCGAAAGTCAGGAACGGGATGACGAAATTATCGAAGTAGCTGAATTCATTGGCGTAAAATCGTTCAAGGCCAAGGGAAAACGTCTGACCAATTTCACGATAAAGAATATTAAGGAGCTCGAACCGGTCATCAAAGATGAAGATGAACACGAACAGGAAGAAGAGGATGATGTTCCATTGGAAATCAACCGCCCGGATGACGACGGGGACGACGAAAACCAGATAGAAATATCATTCGACTAA
- a CDS encoding DNA topoisomerase IV subunit B, whose translation MTPTYSEDSIRTLDWKEHIRKRPGMYIGKLGDGSSPDDGIYVLLKEVIDNSIDEFMMGFGKKIDVEVSDELVSVRDYGRGIPLGKLVEVASRMNTGAKYDSKVFKKSVGLNGVGIKAVNALSSNFIISAFREGKGKRVEFRQGVLIKEVDIEKTDESNGTLITFVPDGAIFHEFHFIADFVASMLKNYVFLNAGLTINFNGEKYLSKNGLLDLLEENLDQPPLYPIIHLKDEDIELAITHGNQYGEDYYSFVNGQHTTQGGTHLAAFRETVVKTIRDFYKKDFDSSDIRASIVAAISIKVEEPVFESQTKTKLGSKDIGPNGPSVRNFIMNFVQKELDNYLHKNSETSEVLLRRIQESERERKAISGVKKLARQRARKASLHNKKLRDCRIHYNSNDDRKNDTSIFITEGDSASGSITKSRDVNTQAVFSLRGKPLNSFGLTKKVVYENEEFNLLQAALNIEEGVDELRYNKVIIATDADVDGMHIRLLLITFFLQFFPELIKKGHLYILQTPLFRVRNKKVTYYCYSEQERETAIKKLKNTAEITRFKGLGEISPDEFKNFIGEDIRLEPVILNKHESISDMLTFYMGKNTPERQEFIIDNLYIEKDEVEVV comes from the coding sequence ATGACACCAACTTATTCTGAAGATTCCATTCGTACACTTGATTGGAAAGAGCACATCCGGAAACGACCAGGGATGTACATCGGGAAGCTGGGCGACGGCTCTTCTCCCGATGACGGAATTTATGTGCTTTTGAAGGAAGTCATCGATAACTCCATCGATGAGTTCATGATGGGTTTTGGAAAGAAAATCGACGTGGAAGTGAGCGACGAACTCGTGTCGGTAAGGGATTATGGACGGGGAATTCCGCTGGGGAAACTGGTGGAGGTTGCATCGCGCATGAACACAGGTGCCAAGTACGACTCCAAAGTTTTCAAAAAATCGGTCGGATTGAACGGAGTCGGCATCAAGGCTGTCAATGCACTATCTTCAAATTTCATCATCAGCGCCTTCAGGGAAGGAAAAGGGAAACGCGTTGAATTCCGCCAGGGAGTACTGATTAAAGAGGTTGATATTGAAAAAACCGACGAATCCAACGGTACGCTGATTACTTTTGTACCCGACGGGGCCATTTTCCACGAATTCCATTTCATTGCGGATTTCGTGGCGAGCATGCTCAAAAACTACGTTTTTCTTAACGCCGGACTGACCATCAATTTCAACGGAGAGAAATACCTTTCCAAAAACGGATTGCTCGACCTGCTGGAAGAAAACCTCGACCAGCCGCCGCTATATCCCATCATCCATTTGAAAGATGAAGATATCGAGCTGGCCATCACACATGGAAACCAGTACGGCGAAGATTATTATTCGTTTGTCAACGGACAACACACTACACAGGGCGGAACGCACCTGGCTGCTTTCCGGGAAACCGTAGTGAAGACGATACGCGACTTTTACAAAAAGGATTTCGATTCCTCGGATATTCGCGCCTCCATTGTAGCAGCCATCAGCATCAAAGTGGAAGAGCCGGTTTTTGAGTCGCAGACCAAGACCAAGCTGGGTTCGAAAGACATTGGCCCCAATGGCCCTTCGGTCCGGAATTTCATCATGAATTTCGTTCAGAAGGAACTGGACAATTACTTGCACAAGAATTCCGAAACATCGGAAGTGTTGTTGCGCCGCATACAGGAATCGGAACGGGAGCGGAAAGCCATTTCGGGCGTCAAAAAGCTGGCCAGGCAAAGGGCCAGGAAAGCCAGCCTGCACAACAAAAAGCTGCGCGACTGCCGTATTCATTATAACTCCAACGACGATCGGAAGAACGATACCAGCATCTTCATCACCGAGGGTGATTCGGCCAGTGGTTCCATCACAAAATCGCGCGATGTAAATACACAGGCGGTATTCAGCTTACGCGGAAAGCCGCTTAACTCATTCGGGTTAACCAAAAAAGTGGTTTATGAGAACGAGGAGTTCAATTTGCTGCAGGCCGCGCTAAACATCGAAGAAGGAGTTGACGAACTGCGCTACAACAAGGTTATCATCGCAACCGATGCCGATGTGGACGGAATGCACATCCGGTTGTTGCTAATTACCTTCTTCCTGCAGTTCTTTCCCGAATTGATTAAGAAAGGCCATCTGTATATTCTGCAAACGCCGCTTTTCCGGGTACGGAATAAAAAAGTAACTTACTATTGTTACTCGGAGCAGGAGAGAGAAACCGCCATCAAAAAATTAAAGAATACAGCGGAAATCACCCGCTTCAAAGGTTTAGGTGAGATTTCGCCGGATGAATTTAAAAACTTCATCGGTGAGGATATCCGCCTCGAACCGGTGATACTAAACAAACATGAATCGATTTCCGACATGCTTACATTCTACATGGGGAAAAATACACCCGAGCGGCAGGAGTTCATTATCGATAACCTGTATATTGAAAAAGACGAGGTGGAAGTAGTTTAA
- a CDS encoding site-specific integrase — MNYYDKFKKRFEQEAVLRNLSERTRKSYWWHIADYSNFCKKDPEHTGVEELRAYFQSMLTDGNHKPGSVKMGYYALRFLFTNIYHKEWAKEYLPTPKVAKTLPLVLSKDEVSDVLGAIDNFKHRAIIMLIYSTGARVSESVNIKLTDIDSRRMQVNIQEGKGLKQRKVPLSPVLLSVLRDYYKKYKPQHYLFEGAGGKGTHLGITAVRTICINARHRTPQVKKPYTPHTFRHCFATHHLEQGTNILAIQRLMGHSDLSNTLKYLHVQQLNTSQVVNPLDTLEGLEGLCRNK, encoded by the coding sequence ATTAATTATTATGACAAATTTAAAAAAAGATTTGAACAGGAAGCGGTTTTACGGAATCTAAGTGAAAGGACCCGTAAAAGTTACTGGTGGCACATTGCCGATTACAGTAACTTTTGCAAAAAAGACCCGGAACACACGGGAGTAGAAGAACTCAGGGCCTATTTTCAAAGTATGCTCACCGATGGGAACCACAAACCGGGCAGTGTAAAAATGGGCTACTACGCCCTTCGGTTCCTCTTTACAAATATTTACCATAAGGAGTGGGCAAAAGAATACCTTCCAACGCCAAAGGTTGCCAAAACACTCCCGCTGGTTTTATCAAAAGACGAAGTGAGCGATGTACTCGGGGCTATTGACAACTTCAAGCACCGCGCTATCATCATGCTCATTTATTCCACCGGGGCCAGGGTATCAGAGAGTGTAAACATCAAACTTACCGACATTGACAGCCGACGGATGCAGGTAAACATCCAGGAAGGCAAAGGGCTGAAACAACGTAAAGTGCCGCTATCGCCGGTTTTACTTTCTGTTTTAAGGGATTATTACAAAAAGTACAAGCCGCAGCATTACCTTTTTGAAGGCGCGGGAGGAAAAGGTACCCACCTGGGCATTACAGCAGTACGGACTATTTGTATTAATGCACGGCACCGCACGCCACAGGTTAAAAAGCCTTACACGCCACACACTTTCCGGCATTGTTTTGCCACGCACCACCTCGAACAGGGCACCAACATTCTGGCCATACAGCGCCTGATGGGGCATTCCGATTTAAGCAACACGCTCAAATACCTCCACGTGCAGCAACTCAACACAAGCCAGGTGGTAAACCCGCTGGACACGCTGGAAGGACTGGAGGGGCTATGCAGGAACAAATAA
- a CDS encoding IS91 family transposase — translation MQEQITVGSLLREYGGNYISQNKVTKGQQSLIHLLSACRTGGLGSHFEKCDHCSYTEKSYNSCRNRHCPVCQQKEKLEWLDKRMKELLPVGYYHLVFTLPHELNPLCLQNKKAMYGLLFKAVSQTMLELTRDVKHLGADIGLVTVLHTWGQNMKEHPHLHCIMPAGGLGFDREHWVHVPAKNNFFIAGKILAKKFRGKFLYLLKQAKEKGELDFHGKLAGIKGPVQFNRFLTPLYKKDWVVNVQAPMGNPEKILEYLSRYVFRIAITDRRILEVKNGKVRFSWKDYRTGRFREMKLDVDEFIRRFLLHILPKGFFKVRYYGILSSRYRKQNILAAKQLLAQEVENRKEEALEDGGQVWEKQDTVWTEILECIQNFRQPNCPVCKKGRLRFAGLVKDVPWEPG, via the coding sequence ATGCAGGAACAAATAACTGTAGGAAGTTTACTGCGTGAATACGGGGGAAACTACATCAGCCAAAACAAGGTAACAAAAGGGCAGCAGAGCTTAATCCACCTGCTGTCGGCGTGCCGCACCGGGGGCCTTGGAAGCCATTTCGAGAAATGCGACCATTGCAGCTATACAGAGAAATCTTATAACTCCTGCCGCAACCGCCACTGCCCTGTGTGCCAGCAAAAAGAAAAACTGGAATGGCTGGACAAACGGATGAAAGAACTTCTCCCGGTGGGGTATTATCATTTGGTGTTCACCCTTCCGCATGAGTTAAACCCGCTATGCCTGCAAAATAAGAAGGCGATGTATGGTTTATTATTTAAAGCCGTTTCACAAACTATGCTTGAACTTACGCGCGATGTAAAGCACCTGGGTGCTGATATTGGCCTGGTTACCGTACTCCATACCTGGGGGCAGAACATGAAGGAACACCCACACCTGCATTGCATCATGCCCGCAGGGGGCCTGGGCTTCGACCGCGAACACTGGGTGCATGTACCGGCCAAAAACAACTTTTTCATCGCAGGCAAGATATTGGCAAAAAAGTTCAGGGGAAAGTTTCTGTATTTGCTAAAACAAGCCAAAGAAAAAGGGGAACTCGATTTTCACGGCAAACTGGCAGGCATAAAAGGGCCTGTGCAGTTTAACCGCTTCCTCACGCCTTTATACAAAAAGGACTGGGTGGTGAATGTGCAGGCACCCATGGGCAATCCTGAAAAAATACTGGAATACCTTTCGCGTTACGTGTTTCGTATTGCCATTACCGACCGGCGGATTTTGGAAGTGAAGAATGGCAAAGTGCGATTTTCGTGGAAAGATTACCGTACAGGCAGGTTCAGGGAAATGAAACTGGATGTGGATGAGTTTATCCGCCGGTTTTTGTTGCACATTTTGCCAAAGGGCTTTTTTAAAGTGCGGTACTATGGAATTTTATCGAGCCGTTACCGTAAACAAAACATCCTGGCGGCAAAACAACTGCTGGCACAAGAGGTCGAAAACCGGAAAGAAGAGGCACTGGAAGATGGCGGCCAGGTTTGGGAAAAACAGGATACGGTGTGGACTGAAATCCTGGAATGTATCCAAAACTTCCGGCAGCCTAACTGCCCGGTATGTAAAAAAGGGAGGTTGCGTTTTGCCGGTTTGGTGAAAGATGTTCCGTGGGAACCCGGATAG
- a CDS encoding protein-export chaperone SecB: MKIQLESWKVQDLNLSILQDGSRENNSFGLKTANFFPEDNKKSFGVSFNVDIKDKRFDLNIEAIFIFTAEEEVTEDFKVSNFPKINAPAIAFPFLRAYISNLTLQSGFDPIMLPSINFVNLAEKD; encoded by the coding sequence ATGAAAATACAATTAGAGAGTTGGAAAGTTCAAGATTTGAATCTTTCTATTCTCCAAGATGGGAGTAGAGAAAATAATTCGTTCGGCCTGAAAACTGCAAATTTCTTTCCCGAAGACAACAAAAAAAGCTTTGGTGTTAGTTTTAATGTGGATATTAAAGACAAACGTTTTGACTTAAATATTGAAGCTATATTTATTTTCACAGCGGAGGAGGAAGTAACCGAAGATTTTAAAGTCTCAAATTTCCCTAAAATCAACGCACCTGCAATTGCTTTTCCATTTCTAAGAGCCTACATCTCAAATCTAACTTTACAATCTGGTTTCGATCCCATTATGCTTCCATCAATCAACTTCGTTAATCTGGCAGAGAAGGACTAG
- a CDS encoding DMT family transporter, which translates to MTTQANRPRGYIYTVLATISFSNVYIFSKAAMNDMSMSQFWFYWFLVAFSLNLAVVLFRGKLSVLRALPKKSRWVLPTLGAMEIATTTLFFASIKVIENPAVTSFMGNLFPLFVTLMGVVLLKERFTRLETVGIVVVLVGAFITSYSGSAKLADFFIPGTGLVVLNALFAAATTILVKVKVKDFPPELLNFNRTFWLFLFAIGWILVSGNSLNVPGRAMLNTGLGAFFGPFLAVLLVYKSFEHIEASRSSIIQALKGLFVMGGVLIYFGQLPQGYQIFGGVLSVAGVILIAVAKLPEQYRNKKARKNNSGKHLDNYQNVNSNLTNPYSETSEPWRGL; encoded by the coding sequence ATGACAACACAGGCTAACCGCCCGCGCGGGTACATTTACACGGTGCTGGCCACCATTTCGTTCAGCAACGTGTACATCTTCAGTAAAGCAGCCATGAACGACATGAGCATGTCGCAGTTCTGGTTTTACTGGTTCCTGGTTGCTTTCAGCCTGAACCTGGCGGTTGTGCTCTTTCGCGGCAAGTTGTCGGTATTACGGGCCCTTCCGAAAAAGTCGCGGTGGGTATTGCCCACGCTGGGCGCGATGGAGATAGCGACCACCACCCTGTTTTTCGCTTCCATCAAAGTCATCGAAAATCCGGCGGTGACGAGTTTCATGGGCAACCTGTTTCCGCTGTTTGTAACCTTGATGGGGGTTGTGCTGTTAAAAGAACGATTTACCCGCCTCGAAACCGTGGGCATTGTGGTTGTTTTGGTGGGAGCTTTCATCACCAGCTATTCCGGCTCGGCCAAACTCGCCGATTTCTTTATTCCGGGTACGGGACTTGTGGTGCTGAACGCCCTTTTTGCGGCAGCCACTACCATCCTGGTGAAAGTAAAAGTAAAGGATTTTCCGCCCGAGCTGCTCAATTTCAACCGCACCTTCTGGCTCTTCCTGTTTGCCATTGGCTGGATACTTGTTTCCGGCAACTCACTCAATGTTCCCGGAAGGGCAATGCTCAATACCGGACTGGGCGCTTTCTTCGGGCCTTTCCTGGCGGTGCTGCTCGTCTACAAGAGTTTCGAGCACATCGAAGCGTCGCGTTCGTCCATTATCCAGGCACTGAAAGGCTTGTTTGTGATGGGAGGCGTGTTGATTTACTTCGGGCAACTGCCGCAGGGATACCAGATATTTGGCGGGGTGCTCTCGGTTGCCGGCGTTATCTTAATAGCCGTAGCCAAGCTGCCGGAACAGTACCGGAATAAAAAAGCCCGGAAAAATAATTCCGGGAAACATTTGGACAACTATCAGAATGTGAATTCAAATTTGACTAACCCCTATTCCGAAACTTCGGAACCGTGGAGGGGACTTTAA
- a CDS encoding carbohydrate kinase, with protein sequence MTYNIIAFGELLWDLLPEGKALGGAPANFIFRVNHFGNNGKLITRLGNDKLGKEAMERVIEIGLPTGYVQVDEHVPTGTVDVFLDKRGIPDFTINTGVAFDEIAFTPDMKKLASEAHCIYYGTLVQRGEKSRESLFKLIDAAPKALKFCDINLRKDCYTPEILHESLQRADVVKINDEEIMELGKIFTLIGTDPRSYGEDLMMRFDLGILLVTMGPKGALCITQDGEFFYDSGYEVKVKDTVGSGDAFSAGFLHILLKTGDVHHALNFGNALGALAATTSGATVPISESEVMAFMRKYYV encoded by the coding sequence ATGACATATAATATCATCGCATTTGGGGAGTTGTTATGGGATTTGTTGCCTGAAGGCAAGGCGTTGGGAGGCGCTCCGGCGAACTTCATTTTTCGGGTGAACCACTTTGGAAATAATGGAAAACTAATTACCCGGCTGGGAAACGACAAGCTGGGGAAAGAGGCGATGGAACGCGTGATAGAAATTGGCTTGCCCACCGGATATGTGCAGGTCGACGAGCATGTTCCTACCGGGACAGTGGATGTGTTCCTGGATAAACGGGGAATTCCCGATTTTACCATCAATACCGGCGTAGCGTTCGATGAAATTGCATTTACCCCCGATATGAAGAAGCTTGCTTCCGAGGCACACTGCATTTATTACGGAACGTTGGTCCAGCGGGGGGAGAAATCCCGGGAATCGCTTTTTAAACTGATTGACGCGGCACCCAAAGCGTTGAAATTTTGCGATATCAATTTACGAAAAGACTGTTATACCCCCGAAATCCTGCACGAATCACTTCAGCGGGCCGATGTGGTGAAGATCAACGATGAAGAGATTATGGAGCTCGGGAAAATTTTTACGCTCATTGGGACCGACCCGCGCAGCTATGGCGAGGATTTGATGATGCGCTTCGACCTGGGTATCCTGTTGGTGACCATGGGCCCAAAAGGCGCTTTGTGTATCACGCAGGATGGTGAGTTTTTCTACGATTCGGGGTACGAAGTGAAGGTGAAAGATACGGTGGGCTCGGGAGATGCCTTTTCAGCCGGATTTCTCCACATTTTACTGAAAACCGGAGATGTGCACCATGCGCTGAACTTCGGTAACGCATTGGGCGCGTTGGCGGCCACAACGTCCGGCGCTACGGTTCCCATCAGCGAGTCGGAAGTGATGGCTTTTATGCGAAAGTATTACGTCTAA